GTCGCAGCCCAGCATGCCGAAGGTCAGGGCATCGGTGCCGGGATAGAGGTGGAAGAAGGGCTTCTTTTCGACCGGGTCGCACTGCACGCCGCTGACGTAGCCAAAAGGCACGCGCAATTGGCCGTCCTGGTTGAATCGGACACGGCAAATGCCATGACGCCCGGCGCCAATGAGACATTGGTGCCCGCAGGCCACGCAGCGGATGCGGTCTCCTTCCGTCCGCCACAGCGAACCAACCGTCGTGTGCCGGGCGAGGGCCTCGGCCAGGGGGTGGCCGGCCGGGCAGGCTTTTGCCGGCACGGCCGGTGCAGCCAGGACGGGTTCTGGCTCAGAATTCGGAGTGGCGCGTGGCATAAGGCCGAGCAAAAGCTCAGGACAATGTTGCGCTGCGGCAATGGGTTGTCAAAGCCCGATAAGGCGGCCTCATTTGGAGCGGGCGGCGGCGGCGCGATAATTGCTTTGAGAATCGCGCCGGCGTTGTATGTTGCAGGGCGGCGCCTCCCAGGTCGCTGGATATGGAGAGGCGGGAATGGTTGCCACTGAGATGCCACGGTCGTTACTCTGGCCCAGTCCGTACAGTGCGTCGTGCCACACTATGCGTAAGGCGAAGCTTGGAAAAACAATTCGAAGCCCGGGGAAACGGGGGCGTGCCGCCACTCCCAAGTCAGTCGTGATGCCTGTGCGCCGCCGCCGGGGCCGCCGCCGCGAGGGGCGGCGTTCCTCGCCGAAGGCATCGCCGCCGAATGCGCAGCAATCGCCCGACGCGGTGAGCGACAAGGCGGGACTGGATTTAATCCAGAAGGTCAAAGACCTCCTCCGCCTCGCCAAGGAGCAGGGCCACCTGACCTACGACGACCTCAACGACGCGTTGCCCGGCGACCTCGTCACCCCTGCGGACCTGGACCAGGTGCTGATCAAACTCCGCACGCTGGACATCGAGATTATTGATGCCGCTGAGGTGGACCGGGGCGGGCGGGCTGAGGCAGACGAGGAGGAAGAGGGCGGCCGCTACGATATTCTGGATGACCCGGTGCGGATGTATCTGCGCCAAATGGGGAAGGTGCCATTGCTGACGCGCGAGCAGGAGGTCGAGATCTGCAAGCGCATCGAGGCAGCCGAAGCGGAAGTGCGCCGCATCATCTACGGCTTTGGTTTCACGGCCAAGGAACACCTGGCCTTGGCGGACAAGCTGCTCGCCGTGCCGCCCAAGGAGCGGTTTGACCGAGTGGTCGTGGACAAGCTCGTGGGCAGCCGCCCGCGGCATCTCAAGTCTATCCGCCACCTGGCGAAGCGTGTCCGCGCCCTGGACATGCAGGCCGACGAGAAGTTCGCCGCGTGGCAGAAAGCGCCGCGGAAAGTCCAGCGCGCGCGGCTGCTCTATCAGTTCCAGCGCTTCAACAAGAAGCTCCAGGCCGCCTTTCCGCGCTTTCGTTTCAAGCAGAAGGTCGTGGACGAGATGACGCTGGTGACCGAGAACATCCGTGACAAGATTCAAACGGGCATGCGGGCCATTGAAGACGCGGAGGCGCAGCACAAGACTACCGCCAAGCAGGCGATCATCCAGTCCGAGCGGGACAAAATCCGCACCCTCGAGCGGTTCGCGCGCATGTCGCAGACCGACTACCTCAAGGCGTGCGCCAGCTTGAACAGCGCCATGGGCCGCGCGCAGGAAGCCAAGACCCAAATGGTCGAGGCCAACCTGCGCCTGGTCATCTCCATCGCCAAGAGATACATCAACCGCGGCCAGTCCTTTCTGGACCTGATCCAGGAAGGCAACGTCGGCCTGATGAAGGGCGTCGAGAAGTTCGAATACCAGCGCGGCTACAAGTTCTCCACCTACGCCACCTGGTGGATTCGCCAGGCCATCACCCGCTGCATTTCCGACCAGGCCCGCACCATCCGCATCCCGGTCCACATGATCGAGATCATCAACCGGCTCTGGCGCGTCCAGAAGCAGCTCATGCAGGAGCTCGGGCGCGAGGCCACCACGGACGAATTGGCCGAAGCTATGGAAATGTCGGTCGAACGCGTGCGCGCGGTCCTGAAGATGGCGCAGCAGCCCGTATCCCTGCAGTCGCCGGTGGGCGACGCCGACGAGACGAATTTCGGCGATCTGATCGAGGACAAGACG
The window above is part of the Candidatus Paceibacterota bacterium genome. Proteins encoded here:
- the rpoD gene encoding RNA polymerase sigma factor RpoD is translated as MRKAKLGKTIRSPGKRGRAATPKSVVMPVRRRRGRRREGRRSSPKASPPNAQQSPDAVSDKAGLDLIQKVKDLLRLAKEQGHLTYDDLNDALPGDLVTPADLDQVLIKLRTLDIEIIDAAEVDRGGRAEADEEEEGGRYDILDDPVRMYLRQMGKVPLLTREQEVEICKRIEAAEAEVRRIIYGFGFTAKEHLALADKLLAVPPKERFDRVVVDKLVGSRPRHLKSIRHLAKRVRALDMQADEKFAAWQKAPRKVQRARLLYQFQRFNKKLQAAFPRFRFKQKVVDEMTLVTENIRDKIQTGMRAIEDAEAQHKTTAKQAIIQSERDKIRTLERFARMSQTDYLKACASLNSAMGRAQEAKTQMVEANLRLVISIAKRYINRGQSFLDLIQEGNVGLMKGVEKFEYQRGYKFSTYATWWIRQAITRCISDQARTIRIPVHMIEIINRLWRVQKQLMQELGREATTDELAEAMEMSVERVRAVLKMAQQPVSLQSPVGDADETNFGDLIEDKTAENPSDVTSFHLLRGKLGEVLYGLTERERRILELRYGLNDGFPRTLEEVGRQYDVTRERIRQIEAKALRKLRHPSRKRKLDGFLESTAGRNPG